The Pseudomonas parafulva genome includes a window with the following:
- a CDS encoding DUF1853 family protein: MPFPSLVHLPRLLQRPAVRDLAWTLLSPPLLERAGCPQRHPLAGSLWIERPQALQAWLYGLDIDDTPLQHWLKGLGSRRLGLYYERLWQFALQQAPGVELLAANLAIREDGRTLGELDVVLRDRDGVHHLELAIKLYLGPERFGTDPGGWLGPGCHDRLQAKLEHIRRHQLPMSASTQGRTALERLDLPPVQASMWMGGYLFYPALAPSEAPLGVHPLHLRGRWLHRKDWISAPGAHWQPLVRSAWLAPARCAACEVWSAAQFAAWLHLLAPDAPAQLLVNVQRQQDGSWQEIERVFLVADQWPGDLAL, from the coding sequence ATGCCATTTCCTTCGCTCGTGCACCTGCCCCGGCTATTACAGCGCCCTGCGGTGCGTGACCTTGCCTGGACCCTGCTCTCGCCGCCGCTGCTCGAGCGCGCAGGCTGCCCCCAGCGCCACCCGCTGGCAGGCAGCCTCTGGATCGAACGGCCGCAGGCATTGCAGGCCTGGTTGTACGGGCTGGACATTGATGACACGCCCTTGCAGCACTGGCTCAAGGGCCTTGGCAGTCGCCGCCTTGGGCTGTATTACGAGCGCCTGTGGCAATTTGCGTTGCAACAGGCGCCCGGCGTGGAACTGTTGGCGGCCAACTTGGCTATCCGTGAAGACGGCCGGACCCTGGGCGAGCTGGATGTGGTGCTGCGTGATCGCGACGGGGTGCATCACCTGGAGCTGGCCATCAAGCTGTACCTGGGCCCCGAGCGCTTTGGTACCGACCCGGGCGGCTGGCTAGGGCCTGGCTGCCACGATCGCCTGCAAGCCAAGCTGGAACACATCCGCCGCCACCAGTTGCCCATGTCGGCCAGCACCCAGGGCCGTACCGCCCTTGAGCGGCTCGACCTGCCCCCGGTGCAGGCCAGCATGTGGATGGGGGGCTACCTGTTCTACCCGGCGCTGGCCCCGAGCGAGGCGCCACTGGGTGTACACCCCCTGCACCTGCGTGGCCGCTGGTTGCATCGCAAGGACTGGATCAGCGCACCCGGCGCGCATTGGCAACCGCTGGTGCGCAGTGCCTGGCTCGCCCCCGCACGGTGTGCGGCCTGCGAGGTCTGGAGCGCAGCTCAGTTCGCCGCCTGGCTGCACTTGCTGGCACCCGATGCGCCTGCGCAATTGCTGGTCAATGTGCAGCGGCAGCAGGACGGCAGCTGGCAAGAGATAGAGCGGGTGTTTCTGGTTGCTGATCAGTGGCCGGGCGACTTGGCCCTGTGA
- a CDS encoding NAD(+) kinase has protein sequence MEQFRNIGIIGRLGSSQVLDTIRRLKKFLLERHLHVILEDTIGEVLPGHGLQTSTRKLLGEVCDLVIVVGGDGSLLGAARALARHNIPVLGINRGNLGFLTDIRPDELEEKVSEVLDGHYLVENRFLLQAEVRRHQEAIGQGDALNDVVLHPGKSTRMIEFEIYIDGQFVCSQKADGLIVATPTGSTAYALSAGGPIMHPKLDAIVIVPMYPHTLSGRPIVVDGNSELKIVVAKDLQIYPQVSCDGQNHFTCAPGDTITVSKKPQKLRLIHPLDHNYYEVCRTKLGWGSRLGGRDD, from the coding sequence ATGGAGCAATTTCGCAATATCGGTATCATCGGTCGTCTCGGCAGCTCGCAGGTGCTGGACACCATCCGCCGACTGAAAAAATTCCTCCTCGAGCGCCACTTGCACGTGATCCTCGAAGACACCATCGGTGAAGTCCTGCCGGGCCATGGGCTGCAGACCTCCACCCGCAAGCTGCTGGGCGAGGTCTGTGACCTGGTCATCGTGGTCGGCGGCGACGGCAGCCTGCTGGGCGCTGCGCGTGCCCTGGCGCGGCATAATATCCCGGTACTGGGCATCAACCGGGGCAACCTGGGCTTTCTTACCGACATTCGTCCGGATGAGTTGGAAGAGAAAGTCTCCGAAGTGCTCGATGGTCACTACCTGGTCGAGAACCGTTTCCTACTGCAAGCCGAAGTGCGCCGTCACCAGGAGGCGATCGGCCAGGGTGATGCGCTCAACGACGTGGTCCTGCACCCAGGCAAGTCCACCCGCATGATCGAATTCGAGATCTACATCGACGGCCAGTTCGTCTGCAGCCAGAAGGCCGACGGCCTGATCGTCGCCACCCCGACCGGCTCCACGGCCTACGCTTTGTCCGCCGGCGGCCCGATCATGCACCCCAAGCTTGATGCAATCGTCATCGTGCCCATGTACCCGCACACCTTGTCTGGGCGGCCGATCGTCGTCGATGGCAACAGCGAACTGAAGATCGTGGTGGCCAAGGACCTGCAGATCTACCCGCAGGTGTCGTGCGACGGTCAGAACCACTTCACCTGCGCACCCGGTGACACCATCACGGTGAGCAAGAAGCCCCAGAAGCTGCGCCTGATCCACCCGCTGGA